One genomic window of Kosmotoga olearia TBF 19.5.1 includes the following:
- a CDS encoding glucodextranase DOMON-like domain-containing protein gives MKKFLWVGLLIFILVLSACSVQEKGVVKVPGPSPKGTTLVTFNVTLPDNTPASDRIYLAGNFNGWDPSSPKFIMERTGNTAVLVVEMPIGMEIEYKYTRGGWNRVEKGPEGEEISNRKATVTENLVLNDVVASWADIPPAEKAEEQPEEQAVEPAQPGEEVPVTFVVTVPENTPEGPIYMVGSFNEWVPGDPAYEMKRTGNVAKITLKLPAGSTIEYKYVRGDWGTVEKGPEGEEIPNRTVKVSPGLTVEDVVASWADVAIEVKTEVPTGTPARVIFKVKLPWNTPPFDDIYITGTFNGWKTGDPDTILERKGETATITLDAKVGDRIEYKYNRGSWETVEKDKEGNEIPNRVVIVDKTEVIVEDTIESWIDVPYEEKTGESVKTSKLADPEKLLDEVTPADPSKEPLKVVLIWHQHQPLYKIPGTLDYEMPWVRAHAVNDYPYMADLIDQYLTKGSVTINLVPSLLLQIKEYIEDGAMDKYLRLSLSEELSPEDKQFIIDHFFDINPRFVSKSQRYSELMKKKNRGEEFTDQDIMDLKVLWNLYWINIEYIEADDGLKALLEKDGNYTMDDLLYVINKQMEIMGTVIEKHKKLWESGKAEIITSPFYHPILPILIDKGWKEDAYNQIKRGLDYFEGIFGKRPKGLWPSEQAVHNDLIPMLDELGIDWIVTDKAILQMAGVDTGNYANLMKPYKFVNGDSKIIVFFRDTDLSDRIGFRYSQMNAENAVKDFISRLHELQRLNKDGKAVITIALDGENAWEHYPNNGNDFRKLFYMTLSKDDAIELLTPSQYIEKYGVEETLNFLPTGSWVGGSLDTWIGEKEENEAWDRVAAARELLMSKKDELTPEQFEKALDALYTAEGSDWFWWYGLDQDAGNNESLFDMAFKKSLIQLYKTIGIPEEDIPSYLFVVNKKPAVSTSGAIGIVKPTLDGYIEEGEWEKAAYYKDNGLSTMAAGDDMIAGFYVGRDAANIYLAVQLKRDPKSLIGEPLYLEIYTDRPNVSVVNVEPKYPFKDDKDSFGFALAKRLYVSFKSWNRLPGRIAVYNATGDGKWSVDPDKPYVENAVAIGDVVEIKIPLDALGVKTGEEFNFIVSISNSKAKYLLDYCPKMGPVHVQIPQAVTGRVVAFFEDPKGDDYGFGSYVYPLNAAFDPFKGLWDIESVKVLENDQSVVFQFKFGEMTNPWNAPKGFSHQLINIYIDAVEGGRTDTYKAGARVAFSPEYPWDYFIKVAGWPSYGQLFATAEGDEIPDAVQVEADPGEKLINVIISKDVLGNPETMAVYILSGSQDGYGPDHFRAVTPEPSDWTLGGYPLDAGEFAPFVLDIVVPEGYSQEEILSSYDKEQQKYATLVPVIIEF, from the coding sequence ATGAAAAAATTTTTGTGGGTAGGTTTGTTGATTTTTATTCTTGTACTCAGTGCATGTTCCGTACAGGAGAAGGGAGTTGTAAAGGTCCCTGGACCTTCTCCTAAGGGTACGACGCTCGTAACGTTCAATGTTACCCTGCCGGATAACACACCTGCCAGCGACAGGATATATCTTGCAGGTAACTTCAATGGCTGGGATCCCTCTTCTCCGAAATTCATTATGGAAAGAACGGGGAATACAGCTGTTTTGGTAGTTGAGATGCCGATTGGTATGGAGATAGAGTACAAATACACCAGGGGTGGATGGAACCGGGTTGAGAAAGGTCCTGAAGGTGAAGAGATATCTAACAGAAAAGCCACCGTCACCGAAAATCTTGTATTGAATGACGTTGTTGCTTCCTGGGCAGATATACCACCAGCAGAGAAAGCAGAGGAACAACCTGAAGAACAAGCTGTGGAACCCGCTCAACCTGGAGAGGAAGTTCCCGTCACTTTTGTGGTTACCGTTCCTGAAAACACTCCCGAGGGACCTATCTATATGGTCGGTAGTTTCAATGAATGGGTTCCGGGTGATCCAGCATATGAAATGAAACGCACGGGAAACGTTGCGAAGATAACATTGAAATTACCAGCTGGTTCCACAATTGAATACAAATACGTAAGAGGTGACTGGGGAACCGTTGAAAAGGGACCCGAGGGAGAAGAGATACCGAATAGAACGGTCAAGGTTTCTCCTGGTTTGACAGTAGAAGATGTTGTAGCTTCCTGGGCTGATGTAGCGATAGAAGTGAAAACAGAGGTCCCGACTGGTACCCCAGCCAGGGTGATTTTTAAGGTTAAACTTCCGTGGAATACTCCACCGTTCGATGATATATACATAACGGGAACCTTCAACGGATGGAAGACGGGTGATCCCGATACCATACTTGAACGCAAGGGAGAAACGGCAACAATAACTCTTGATGCTAAGGTAGGAGACAGAATAGAGTACAAATACAATCGTGGTAGCTGGGAAACCGTTGAAAAGGACAAAGAAGGAAACGAGATTCCAAATAGAGTAGTTATCGTTGACAAAACAGAAGTAATTGTCGAAGATACCATTGAGTCATGGATTGACGTCCCTTACGAGGAAAAAACCGGTGAATCCGTCAAGACATCAAAACTTGCTGATCCTGAAAAACTCCTCGATGAAGTAACACCGGCTGATCCGAGTAAGGAGCCTTTGAAAGTAGTTTTGATATGGCATCAGCACCAGCCTCTTTACAAGATTCCAGGAACCCTTGATTATGAAATGCCGTGGGTTAGAGCCCATGCTGTTAACGATTATCCTTACATGGCGGATCTTATCGATCAGTATCTGACTAAAGGTAGCGTAACGATAAATCTCGTTCCAAGTTTGCTTCTTCAGATAAAAGAATACATCGAAGACGGCGCCATGGATAAATACCTGAGACTCTCGCTGAGTGAAGAGCTCTCACCTGAGGACAAACAGTTCATCATCGATCACTTTTTCGATATAAACCCGAGGTTCGTTTCCAAGAGCCAGCGTTACTCCGAGCTCATGAAAAAGAAAAACAGAGGCGAAGAATTTACGGATCAAGACATTATGGACCTTAAAGTCCTCTGGAATCTTTACTGGATAAATATAGAATATATTGAGGCTGACGATGGGTTAAAAGCTCTTCTTGAAAAAGATGGAAATTACACTATGGACGATCTTCTCTACGTCATCAATAAACAAATGGAAATAATGGGTACTGTGATAGAGAAACACAAGAAACTCTGGGAATCCGGGAAAGCCGAGATCATTACATCTCCTTTCTATCATCCAATCCTTCCGATACTTATCGATAAGGGTTGGAAAGAAGATGCCTACAATCAAATCAAACGCGGGCTCGATTATTTTGAGGGAATCTTTGGAAAACGTCCGAAAGGTCTCTGGCCGTCTGAACAGGCGGTTCATAATGATTTGATCCCCATGCTTGATGAACTTGGTATAGACTGGATCGTTACAGACAAGGCAATTTTGCAGATGGCCGGTGTGGATACAGGAAATTATGCCAATCTCATGAAACCCTATAAGTTTGTCAATGGAGACAGTAAAATTATTGTTTTCTTCAGAGATACAGATCTTTCAGATAGGATAGGGTTCAGATACTCCCAGATGAATGCTGAAAACGCTGTAAAAGATTTCATATCCAGGCTCCATGAACTTCAGAGACTAAATAAAGATGGAAAAGCCGTCATAACGATCGCTCTGGATGGTGAGAACGCCTGGGAGCACTATCCAAACAACGGTAACGACTTCAGGAAACTCTTCTACATGACCCTATCGAAAGATGATGCGATAGAACTCCTGACACCGAGTCAGTACATAGAAAAGTATGGCGTAGAAGAAACTCTCAATTTCCTTCCTACCGGATCCTGGGTTGGTGGTTCCCTCGATACCTGGATAGGCGAGAAAGAAGAAAATGAGGCCTGGGATAGAGTTGCTGCAGCGAGAGAACTTCTCATGTCTAAGAAGGACGAGCTTACTCCTGAGCAATTTGAGAAAGCACTCGATGCTCTTTACACAGCAGAAGGTTCGGATTGGTTCTGGTGGTACGGACTCGATCAGGATGCCGGGAATAACGAATCCCTTTTCGATATGGCTTTCAAGAAGAGTTTGATACAGCTATATAAAACCATAGGAATCCCGGAAGAAGATATACCATCTTATCTCTTTGTGGTCAATAAAAAACCGGCTGTTTCAACATCAGGAGCAATCGGGATTGTTAAGCCAACACTCGATGGTTATATAGAAGAAGGTGAATGGGAGAAAGCCGCTTATTACAAAGATAATGGGCTTTCTACCATGGCTGCCGGTGACGATATGATAGCCGGCTTTTACGTTGGTCGCGATGCTGCCAACATTTATCTGGCAGTGCAGTTAAAGCGTGATCCAAAGTCCCTTATAGGCGAACCACTCTATCTGGAGATATACACCGATAGACCCAATGTCAGTGTTGTAAATGTTGAACCGAAATATCCTTTCAAAGATGACAAGGATTCTTTTGGCTTCGCACTTGCTAAGAGATTGTATGTAAGCTTTAAGAGTTGGAATAGACTTCCTGGAAGGATAGCGGTTTACAACGCTACAGGAGACGGAAAATGGTCTGTTGATCCTGATAAGCCTTATGTTGAAAATGCGGTTGCTATAGGTGATGTAGTCGAGATAAAAATACCGCTTGACGCCCTTGGAGTGAAAACTGGTGAAGAGTTCAATTTCATAGTTTCTATAAGCAACTCTAAAGCAAAATATCTACTTGACTACTGTCCAAAGATGGGACCCGTGCATGTACAGATACCTCAGGCTGTTACCGGAAGAGTCGTCGCTTTCTTTGAAGATCCTAAGGGAGATGACTATGGATTTGGAAGTTATGTGTATCCTTTAAACGCGGCCTTTGATCCTTTCAAAGGACTGTGGGATATTGAAAGTGTGAAGGTTCTTGAGAACGATCAATCTGTTGTGTTCCAGTTCAAATTTGGAGAAATGACAAATCCGTGGAATGCTCCGAAAGGGTTCTCGCACCAGCTCATAAATATTTACATCGATGCTGTGGAAGGCGGAAGGACGGATACCTACAAAGCTGGTGCACGTGTTGCATTTTCACCTGAATATCCGTGGGATTATTTCATCAAGGTTGCCGGTTGGCCTTCCTACGGTCAGCTTTTTGCTACCGCTGAAGGTGATGAGATACCGGATGCTGTTCAGGTAGAAGCTGATCCAGGTGAAAAACTCATAAACGTCATAATCAGCAAGGATGTTCTTGGGAATCCTGAGACCATGGCGGTTTATATCCTTTCTGGCAGTCAGGATGGTTACGGGCCCGATCACTTCAGGGCTGTCACTCCGGAACCTTCTGATTGGACACTGGGAGGCTATCCGCTTGATGCTGGAGAGTTTGCGCCGTTTGTTCTGGATATAGTTGTTCCAGAAGGTTATTCTCAGGAGGAGATCCTTTCATCTTATGACAAAGAGCAGCAGAAATATGCAACGCTCGTTCCGGTTATCATAGAATTCTGA
- a CDS encoding thymidine kinase — MIGKLTLIVGPMYSGKTSELLSLVEIYSLGKKKYLVFKPEIDTRYSVDHVVSHTGQKVPAITIPSASKLLEKFDDINEKLDAIFIDEVHFFDIDIIDVIKKIILKGVDVFCVGLDMSYKHRPFQTTASLMAIADEVIKKKAVCHVCGEYKAVVSHKTVNNSGSEIDVGGMEKYIAVCRECYLKLNGSL, encoded by the coding sequence ATGATAGGGAAGCTCACTTTGATCGTAGGGCCGATGTATTCCGGAAAAACTTCTGAATTGTTGTCACTAGTTGAAATATACTCTCTTGGAAAAAAGAAATACCTGGTTTTCAAGCCTGAAATCGATACTAGATATTCTGTCGATCATGTTGTAAGCCATACCGGGCAAAAAGTTCCAGCAATAACTATTCCAAGTGCCAGCAAATTGTTAGAAAAATTCGACGACATAAATGAAAAACTCGACGCAATTTTCATTGATGAGGTCCATTTCTTTGATATCGACATTATTGATGTCATCAAAAAAATTATCCTTAAAGGTGTCGATGTCTTTTGTGTTGGACTTGACATGAGCTATAAGCACAGACCGTTCCAGACCACTGCATCTCTTATGGCAATAGCAGATGAGGTTATAAAGAAAAAGGCCGTTTGCCATGTCTGTGGGGAGTATAAAGCAGTTGTTTCTCATAAAACGGTCAACAATTCTGGAAGCGAAATTGATGTTGGCGGAATGGAAAAATACATTGCTGTATGCAGGGAATGTTATCTTAAGCTTAATGGTTCGTTGTAG
- the ffh gene encoding signal recognition particle protein, which translates to MFESLQEKLSRAFKTLSGKGRITESNIKEAVKQIKLSLLEADVNYKVVKEFIKSVQEKALGEEVLKSFTPDQQFIKIVRDELIKVLGEKKVGLNLSGSPAKIMLVGLQGSGKTTTSAKLALMLKKEGKHPLLVAADVYRPAAVDQLIQLGKQIEVPVYTGDRKDPLKIVQEALDEAVKNVHDVIIFDTAGRLHVDEKMMEEVRRIAEIVKPDEILMVIDAMTGQDAVNSAKKFNDELELTGFVVTKIDGDARGGVILSVRHVTGKPVKFVGISEKMDGLEYFYPDRIAGRILGMGDVLSLIDKLQASVDQEKAKKLEEKFAKNKFDLEDFLEQLREIKKLGSIGEILEMIPGAPKNVDFSAGEKSLKQTEAIISSMTREERRNPKIINYSRKQRIARGSGTSVTEVNKVLRSYDQMKQMMKKLNKAPKFMKKFKGFPF; encoded by the coding sequence ATGTTTGAATCGCTACAGGAGAAACTAAGCAGAGCATTCAAGACGTTAAGCGGTAAAGGGAGAATAACAGAAAGTAATATAAAAGAGGCTGTTAAGCAGATAAAACTTTCTTTGCTGGAAGCTGATGTTAATTATAAAGTTGTCAAGGAATTTATCAAATCAGTTCAGGAAAAAGCTCTGGGCGAAGAAGTTCTGAAGAGTTTTACGCCTGATCAGCAGTTTATAAAAATAGTACGTGATGAACTGATAAAGGTTCTTGGTGAAAAGAAAGTCGGGTTGAATTTATCCGGAAGCCCGGCGAAGATAATGCTGGTGGGTCTTCAGGGAAGCGGAAAGACTACTACCAGTGCAAAGCTTGCGTTAATGCTGAAAAAAGAAGGAAAACATCCGTTGCTCGTTGCTGCCGATGTCTACAGACCGGCCGCTGTTGACCAGCTCATCCAGCTGGGAAAACAGATAGAGGTTCCCGTTTATACGGGAGACAGAAAGGATCCGTTGAAGATTGTGCAGGAAGCTTTGGATGAGGCTGTAAAAAATGTTCATGATGTGATTATTTTTGATACGGCGGGTCGATTGCATGTTGACGAAAAGATGATGGAAGAAGTCAGGAGGATCGCTGAAATTGTTAAGCCTGACGAAATTTTGATGGTTATCGATGCAATGACTGGTCAGGATGCGGTCAATTCCGCTAAGAAGTTCAATGATGAACTTGAGTTGACAGGATTTGTAGTTACGAAAATTGACGGTGACGCCAGGGGTGGAGTGATACTTTCTGTAAGGCATGTTACCGGGAAACCTGTAAAATTTGTTGGTATTTCCGAAAAGATGGATGGGCTTGAATACTTCTATCCCGATAGAATAGCTGGCAGGATACTCGGGATGGGAGATGTCTTGAGTTTGATCGATAAATTGCAGGCATCGGTGGATCAGGAAAAAGCAAAAAAACTCGAGGAGAAGTTCGCTAAGAACAAATTTGATCTGGAAGACTTTTTGGAACAGTTGAGAGAAATAAAAAAGCTTGGTTCAATTGGTGAGATCCTGGAAATGATTCCAGGTGCCCCGAAGAATGTTGACTTTTCTGCGGGTGAGAAAAGTCTTAAGCAAACAGAAGCGATCATATCGTCCATGACTCGAGAGGAACGACGAAATCCGAAAATCATTAACTACAGTCGTAAACAGAGAATTGCGCGTGGAAGCGGGACATCTGTAACAGAGGTAAATAAAGTGCTTCGTTCTTACGATCAGATGAAGCAGATGATGAAGAAGCTGAATAAGGCACCAAAGTTTATGAAAAAATTCAAAGGATTTCCATTCTAA
- the rpsP gene encoding 30S ribosomal protein S16, whose translation MVKIRLTRMGRRNRPFYRIVVVDSRKRRDGAYIDSLGFYDPVKDPAVMSVDVEKAVEWILKGAQPTDTARSILSKFGVMKKVHEIKYGKKTEEEGNE comes from the coding sequence ATGGTAAAAATTCGTCTAACAAGGATGGGAAGAAGAAACAGGCCTTTCTACCGAATCGTTGTTGTGGACTCCAGAAAAAGGCGTGACGGTGCTTACATTGATTCACTGGGTTTCTATGATCCTGTTAAGGATCCTGCTGTTATGTCTGTTGATGTCGAAAAAGCGGTTGAGTGGATTCTTAAAGGTGCTCAGCCAACAGACACAGCTAGATCTATTCTTTCCAAATTTGGCGTCATGAAGAAAGTACACGAAATTAAGTACGGGAAAAAAACTGAAGAAGAAGGGAACGAGTAA
- a CDS encoding KH domain-containing protein yields MKEVLEYILKGIVKDPSSVEVVETVDENGTKVYEIHASEEDIGQIIGKDGRTIKSINILVNALAGASRENFTLKVIR; encoded by the coding sequence ATGAAGGAAGTTCTTGAGTATATCCTCAAGGGTATCGTGAAGGATCCTTCCTCCGTGGAAGTGGTGGAGACCGTTGATGAGAATGGTACTAAGGTTTACGAAATCCATGCTTCGGAGGAGGACATAGGGCAGATAATAGGAAAAGATGGTAGAACCATCAAGTCGATAAACATCCTGGTGAATGCCCTTGCGGGAGCTTCCAGGGAAAACTTCACGTTAAAGGTGATTAGATGA
- the rimM gene encoding ribosome maturation factor RimM (Essential for efficient processing of 16S rRNA), whose translation MIKEFRDLIDSMIPVGKVVKPHGLRGEVKMKSLTNQLKVFETLKKVLLYDEKAGTVVRAEIDTIRRAGKGYIVHFKGFKSVEAAERIRGFYVYAPLNVLPPLKEGEYYFYQLLDCEVYDPEGEYIGKVTDIIETGANDVIVVTKELPDFTVEEELIPVIKDYIVEFRFKDKKIVAKRLEYLTLEGKEDNDDENQRIDDIS comes from the coding sequence ATGATTAAAGAATTTCGGGATCTGATAGATAGTATGATCCCGGTGGGCAAGGTTGTTAAACCCCACGGACTTCGCGGGGAAGTGAAAATGAAATCTTTAACCAATCAGCTCAAGGTCTTTGAGACTTTGAAGAAGGTTTTGTTGTATGATGAAAAAGCGGGAACAGTTGTGAGAGCTGAAATCGATACTATCAGGCGTGCTGGTAAAGGGTATATAGTGCATTTTAAGGGTTTTAAGAGCGTGGAAGCTGCGGAACGTATTCGGGGTTTTTACGTTTACGCACCGCTCAATGTTTTACCTCCGCTTAAAGAAGGGGAGTATTACTTTTACCAGCTTCTAGACTGTGAGGTCTATGATCCAGAGGGAGAATATATTGGAAAGGTTACGGATATAATCGAAACCGGAGCCAACGATGTTATTGTGGTCACGAAGGAACTTCCGGATTTTACTGTCGAAGAAGAGTTGATACCTGTGATCAAGGATTACATAGTAGAATTTCGTTTTAAGGATAAGAAGATTGTAGCGAAACGCCTTGAATACCTTACTCTGGAAGGTAAAGAGGATAACGACGATGAAAATCAGCGTATTGACGATATTTCCTAA
- the trmD gene encoding tRNA (guanosine(37)-N1)-methyltransferase TrmD: MKISVLTIFPKMFSVITDWGVISRAIKEGKIVFEAIDLRDFTTDKHRTTDDYPYGGGSGLVMKVDPFFKAYDHIVEVNEAKPYVVLTSPQGRVFNNNIAKELSTHDHILFLCGRYEGIDERITTIVDDELSIGDFVLSGGELAAMVMIEAISRFIPGVVGDTDSVVNDSFYNDLLDYPHYTRPRTIRGLDVPEVLLSGDHERIELYRKKESLRRTMERRPDLFLKHEFDEMDKKALLLLFKELMSGVE, encoded by the coding sequence ATGAAAATCAGCGTATTGACGATATTTCCTAAAATGTTTTCGGTAATAACGGATTGGGGCGTTATATCCCGGGCAATAAAAGAAGGGAAAATAGTTTTTGAAGCCATCGATCTCAGGGATTTCACTACTGATAAACACCGTACAACCGATGATTATCCTTACGGTGGTGGTAGTGGATTGGTGATGAAGGTCGATCCTTTTTTCAAAGCTTATGATCACATTGTGGAGGTTAATGAGGCGAAACCCTATGTTGTTTTAACTTCTCCTCAGGGAAGGGTCTTTAACAACAACATTGCTAAAGAACTTTCTACCCATGATCACATCCTTTTTTTGTGTGGTAGATATGAAGGTATTGATGAAAGAATCACGACCATTGTGGATGATGAACTATCCATTGGAGATTTTGTCCTGAGTGGTGGTGAATTGGCTGCAATGGTAATGATAGAAGCAATTTCGCGATTTATTCCGGGTGTTGTGGGAGACACAGATTCTGTTGTGAATGATTCCTTCTATAACGATTTGCTGGATTATCCGCATTACACACGCCCCAGAACAATCCGTGGATTGGATGTACCGGAGGTTCTTCTTAGTGGAGATCATGAGAGGATAGAACTATACAGAAAGAAAGAAAGTCTCAGGAGAACAATGGAAAGGCGTCCGGACCTGTTTTTGAAGCATGAATTTGACGAAATGGATAAAAAGGCACTCCTATTGTTGTTTAAGGAGTTGATGTCTGGTGTTGAATAA
- a CDS encoding RNA methyltransferase — MLNNIYVALVHYPVLGRNGRIVSSAVTNLDVHDIARTCRTYHIKGYYVVSNLPAQREIVENVLNYWLKDFGKEYNPNRSEALTVVRTASYLEDALEDIEKIEGVKPKLIFTSARKGPDRISYEAMSKIVKTSKEPFLFLFGTSWGLPKEILDLCDYALEPIRGNASFNHLSVRAAVAIILDRIIGEDI, encoded by the coding sequence GTGTTGAATAACATATACGTTGCGCTCGTACACTATCCCGTTTTGGGAAGAAATGGTAGGATAGTTTCCAGTGCAGTGACAAATCTGGACGTTCATGATATAGCCAGAACCTGTCGCACATATCATATTAAAGGTTATTATGTTGTCTCAAACTTGCCAGCGCAAAGAGAAATAGTTGAAAATGTTCTCAATTACTGGCTGAAGGATTTCGGTAAGGAATATAATCCCAACAGGAGCGAAGCGCTGACGGTTGTCAGAACGGCAAGCTATCTCGAAGATGCTCTTGAAGATATTGAGAAAATTGAAGGTGTGAAACCTAAGCTAATTTTCACTTCAGCCAGGAAGGGTCCGGACAGGATTAGCTATGAAGCTATGTCGAAGATCGTAAAGACTTCAAAAGAGCCGTTCCTATTTCTTTTTGGTACCAGTTGGGGATTACCAAAAGAAATATTGGACCTTTGTGATTATGCTTTAGAACCCATTAGAGGAAATGCAAGTTTTAATCATCTGTCGGTTAGGGCCGCTGTGGCCATAATTCTAGATAGAATAATTGGTGAAGATATATAA
- the rplS gene encoding 50S ribosomal protein L19: MDQYIRAIESQYIRKDFPEFRPGDTVRVYVKVREGNRERTQAFEGIVIKIRGGGVGKTFTVRRIGAGGIGVERIFPFASPAVEKVQVLRKGKVRRAKLYYVRNIRGKIRIKERRD; this comes from the coding sequence ATGGATCAGTACATCAGAGCGATTGAGAGTCAGTACATAAGAAAAGATTTTCCAGAATTTAGACCGGGAGATACTGTCAGGGTTTACGTTAAGGTCAGAGAAGGCAACAGGGAAAGGACACAGGCCTTTGAAGGTATTGTTATCAAGATCAGAGGCGGCGGTGTTGGCAAGACTTTTACTGTTAGAAGAATTGGTGCTGGTGGTATAGGAGTAGAAAGAATCTTCCCATTTGCAAGCCCCGCTGTTGAGAAAGTTCAGGTTTTGAGGAAAGGGAAAGTTAGAAGGGCCAAGCTTTATTACGTGAGAAACATTAGAGGAAAAATAAGAATCAAGGAGCGAAGGGATTGA
- the lepB gene encoding signal peptidase I, with protein MSPVAKTAPATNESRVVREIKEWGKALLYAIIFGTIIRLFMFETMMVPTESMVPTIDPGDRLFVEKITYQLREPDYGDIVVFWVPFVDKESLKMLRAFDKFMDLFSPKEFKGHVKYVKRLVGKPGDVLELRVAPEYKHLEYELQKYPLDRNPRYQLYVNGKPLPEVADIRYSKEGIFADKDFYLGLAHPERVGYSFYKDFFRAYSNVIDYRGYYDDVLARLPLQDYIIYDPVTKNIKIKIPDGFYFFMGDNTLNSFDSRYFGFVPYKNIVGEPMLRIWKLSRFGPLNE; from the coding sequence TTGAGTCCGGTGGCTAAAACTGCGCCGGCAACTAATGAATCAAGAGTCGTTCGTGAAATCAAAGAATGGGGAAAGGCCCTTCTTTACGCTATCATTTTCGGAACAATAATCAGGCTCTTTATGTTTGAAACAATGATGGTCCCCACCGAATCAATGGTGCCCACGATTGATCCGGGGGACCGTCTTTTTGTTGAAAAAATAACCTATCAACTAAGAGAGCCTGATTATGGGGATATTGTTGTTTTCTGGGTTCCCTTTGTTGATAAGGAATCTCTCAAGATGTTGAGGGCTTTTGATAAATTTATGGATCTGTTTTCTCCGAAAGAATTCAAAGGACATGTGAAATATGTTAAAAGACTTGTAGGAAAACCCGGAGATGTTTTGGAGCTTAGAGTTGCACCAGAATACAAGCATCTCGAATACGAACTTCAAAAATATCCTCTGGATAGAAATCCGAGATACCAGCTCTATGTGAATGGCAAACCTTTACCGGAAGTTGCAGATATAAGATACTCAAAAGAAGGTATATTTGCAGACAAGGATTTTTATCTTGGCCTTGCTCATCCGGAAAGGGTTGGATACTCTTTCTATAAAGATTTCTTTAGGGCTTACAGCAATGTGATCGATTATCGTGGTTATTACGATGATGTTCTGGCACGGTTGCCTCTACAAGACTATATCATCTACGATCCTGTGACGAAGAATATCAAGATAAAGATACCCGATGGTTTTTATTTCTTCATGGGTGATAATACGCTCAACAGTTTCGATAGCAGATATTTTGGTTTTGTTCCTTACAAGAATATCGTTGGAGAACCTATGTTGAGGATATGGAAATTGTCGAGATTTGGACCGTTGAATGAGTAG
- the folE2 gene encoding GTP cyclohydrolase FolE2, protein MRDVQSEKDHRNIPINMVGIKGLKYPIIVMDRTNKRQHTIGTFNLFVDLPKDFRGTHMSRFVEVLDRHNMKVTPKNMESILDDMREALKATVAHVTVDFPYFIRKNAPISGIGSYSSYNCGFISTKNKEFDFILKVEVPVLTVCPCSKEISDRGAHNQRAMVNVQVRMNSLVWIEEIIEMVEDAASAPIFTLLKREDEKFITEVSYDNPRFVEDVSREVVLRFMNDPRISWYRVEVSSQESIHNHEAYACIEKGKSL, encoded by the coding sequence ATGAGAGATGTACAGAGCGAAAAGGATCACAGAAATATTCCAATAAATATGGTTGGGATAAAAGGATTGAAATACCCCATCATTGTTATGGATAGAACCAATAAAAGGCAACATACCATAGGCACTTTCAATCTTTTTGTTGATCTGCCCAAGGATTTTCGCGGTACCCATATGTCAAGGTTCGTTGAGGTTCTGGACAGGCATAACATGAAAGTGACACCAAAAAACATGGAATCTATCCTTGATGACATGCGAGAAGCTCTGAAGGCCACGGTTGCACATGTTACTGTAGATTTTCCGTATTTCATAAGAAAGAACGCACCTATAAGTGGAATAGGAAGCTACAGCAGTTATAATTGCGGTTTTATTTCCACGAAAAACAAAGAATTCGATTTTATCCTGAAAGTAGAGGTTCCTGTGCTCACGGTATGCCCCTGTTCTAAAGAGATTAGCGATCGAGGAGCGCATAATCAAAGGGCTATGGTGAATGTGCAGGTAAGAATGAATTCCCTCGTGTGGATAGAAGAAATAATAGAAATGGTGGAAGATGCTGCCAGCGCTCCCATTTTTACTCTTCTCAAAAGGGAAGATGAAAAATTCATTACAGAAGTTTCTTACGATAATCCAAGATTTGTTGAGGATGTTTCTCGAGAGGTTGTTCTAAGGTTCATGAATGATCCCAGAATAAGCTGGTATAGAGTGGAGGTTTCAAGTCAGGAATCGATTCATAATCATGAGGCGTATGCCTGCATCGAAAAGGGTAAATCGTTATGA